The Anolis carolinensis isolate JA03-04 chromosome 2, rAnoCar3.1.pri, whole genome shotgun sequence genome contains the following window.
CTGCTTTGCTTTTGTCTGGatattttctacatttcagtatgtattttgtggaaatatgttttaatatgtgtattttaaagaatgttttagatgaaagtgtgttttaacaatgttgtaacccgccttgaaCTGTGAGGAGAGGAGGGCAAgaaatgaaaattattattattaataataataataataataataataataataataataataagtggaaacgtaggtaatgatagtgtttCCAAAGGACATCCCACATTGATTGCACGGGTACTTTTTTGCTTTTGTCTGAATGCCTTGATATAACCCCTTTATGTTACGGTGGTTTCTTCCACTCGTTGATGGTTCACAAGGTACCTGAGATTAGACAGAGTCAACACCAGGATGAAACTTTGCCTTGACTCAGAGAGTTGGGTCTGCTTCTTGTCTATAGGAGTCCCTTGATGTTTTTCAAAGTCATTTTTATGCTGCATGGTTTTGTCCAAAGAGTTTTCTTTGTTGTGCATCACAAACAAGCCTTGTATTGTAGTGGTATCTTCTGTTGTATTTAGAGGACAAGGATTTTCTGCCTCCTGTTTGCATCGCACAGCTTTTGTTGACCTCAGGAAGACGTCCTTCTGCAAACACTCTGAATTTATTTCTCCTTCCAATGCCAGTTTCTGATCTCCTTTGGAGTCCCAAAATCACAAATATGGCATAAAACAGTCATTATGACAAGCTGGATACCAAGATCAACCACAGGCACATGAAACTAGTATTTTCTGGCAACTGCTCTTTATTTACATTCCTGGTTGGACTGCAGTTACATGAAATGGTGGATACAACAAAATGTCATTAGAACTACTTTTGTCAAACTTGTACTATTGTCTGCATATAACATTTGTTCTTTCCTCTTAAATTCCTCTATAATCAAGTTCACTTTCCCTTATATCttctttttatgtttttccttctgttattgttttttttttcacttccatggggtcctgtgcccctaaaccagcaaatgtggaaggataaCAGTACATTTGTTAGTTTTGAAAAGCTGAATGCTAAAAAGCAAATAATTGGAAACGCTTctgtaacagggttgttgtgtgttttccaggctgtatggccatgttccagaagcattctctcctgacgttttgcccacatctatgacaggcatcctcagaggttgtgaggcacttcacaaaagccttcgacaacgcttgTGTAACACCCACTTATCTAGATTCTGAAATGGTGTCTCCTGAATTATAAAAGGAGAAATCTGGTCTTCCATTTGACCCTGCAGCTGGAGGAGCGCTTTAAGGAAGGAGGGGCCTCCCAATTCCCTCCCACCTTGCAGTGGGCTACAAACTACAGAGTATACATTATCTCAGCAACCTTCATAAATACTGTTTGTTCAGTGCATCATTCAGACCACAGTTCTCCCCATGCACAGAAGATAAAGAGTCCTTAAGAAGGACCTATACGTCCTCTGGTGTCCATTCAACAGATATTGCCAAGAgaagccctttccacattcaGGGCACAATAGGGTTTCTTTCCAGGATGGATTCCCTGGTGGAGAATTAAATGTGAGCTCTGTCTGAAGCATCTGCCACATTGAAAACATTCACAGTTTCTCTCCAGTATGAATTCTTTGATGGCActtcagtttctttctttcaGCAAAGCTCTTGCCACACTGtgagcatttatagggtttctctccagtatgaATTCTTTGATGGATCTTCAAGTTATATCTCTTAGCAAAACATTTGCCACACTGagagcatttatagggtttctctccagtatgtATTCTTTGATGCACCATCAAGGTACATTTCAGAGTGAAACACTTACCACACTGAgagcattcatagggtttctctccagtatgaATTCTTTGATGGTTCTTCAAGGTAGATCTCAGAGTGAAACACTTGCCACACTGAGAGCATTCATAGGGTTTCACCCCAGTATGGCTTAGCTGGTGTTTTACCAGGCTATCTTTCCGGCTGAAGCATGTCTCGCACTGAGAACATTGGTATGGCTTTTCTCCAGTATGACTACATTCGTGGCATGCCAGGTGCGCTCTAGATTTGAAGTCCTTCTCACAAGTAACACATTTATGCAGTTTCTTTCCTGTAGGAACATTTTGGTTTCTCTGTAAAGACTGTCCGTGGCTCTTGCTTGTTTCTCCATCTTTAGGACATTTAGCATCTTTCTTTCTTGGGTTCAGATCAACAAACCCATCTGACACACTGTGGTATTTTCTCCCATACTTGGAGAACAAGGGCTTCCCTGTGTCTGTGGAGGCCTTGTTATCAGCACCTGTAAGGCTTTTAGTGTGTTTCCTCTCTGTCTCCATGTACTTCTTCGACTCCTGACCCATGAGCCGGTATCCGCTTTTATGAATGTTGGATGCAATAGGCAAACTCCTCTGAGATGGTTCTGCTGGTGATGACTCTACCTGCGAAGATATCTTTATCTCCCTCCAACATCTCTTCTCATAATCTGCAGAGAGATAGAGAGTACAATTGTTGCTGTTCTGGCCACCACTTTTCTAATTTGTACCACCAGGCTTTCCCTCCTGCCATCTCTTGCTTTCCATCTGATTCAAAATGTCTTTGTTCACCTTGGATCATTTGAGTTCATGTGTGGGTATGTGTACTGATACATCACCCTTGCTTTACATTCTGAGCTATCTGCATTAAGCCTGGCATTAGGAAATGTCATCTCTCGTTAAAAAAAGGGGCAATTCTTGTGCTTCAAAGGTCAAGGGATTCCAAGATCATCCAAGGCTGCTCTAAATAATAGTATTCCCAGAAATCCAACAACCGCAACAATGATTTAATCTAATACAGGCCTGCATGAATGCAAGTCTTACAAGTTAATGTGTATTCAggtcttatttatttaattattttattttttcacccCACTCCCACCCTCTGCCCTTTCCCCTTGAACATACTCTTTGTACAAAAAactacagaaattacatttgaaatataaatCTTAATCTCAATTTTTCCAGGACTTTGGGGAAACCCAGGACACGTTGCTAAACAGGCCGGGCCTTtgccggagggaggaaactcttccctccaGTAAAGGCCCGGGACTTTGGAGAAATCttcatggctctcttcttccactctcgctgcatttttttttttggggggggggggggggggaaatacagTTTACAaatacttgaaaattgcctagggccggcctTGCCTGTTCACTAATTCACTCCCTCCATGTATAAGTATTTTGTCTTCTAGCCCAGCTTTGGATCCAATTTCCTGCTCCTATCcagttctgaatttctttttgctcTACTCAGGATTTCCATCTTCTGTATCCAAGTCCTCAACTAGTCTTTTTCCTCCACCTTTGATTAATCTCAGTGTTTTACCTATATTTATGTCATTGCTACGTTTAACCTGCCATATTGTTGCCAACCTATTCTCATTGTCTGCATGTTAACTTCTTTTTTTCCactctctaattgtttctttaaaCAGTTTCTATTTCCTCTCTCCTATTCCAATCCTTACATAtaattttttctttaatattattattttctccatatTTACCCCTTTTGTCCTAGTATACTGTGTTTCTAACTATCTTTGATTTTGAAACACTTCATGATTTGCTTCTAATATGTATTCAGTTCCATGACATACGTTTAATGTTCCTGCTCAAAGCCAGTTTCAACATTCTTAATGGCTCGAACACTGAGTCGCTGTAATGGCATGTAACAAATCCAGCACCATATGAAATGCATATGGACTATCTTGCTGCTTCTCAAAGATCTTTTACTGGGTGAtaaaatatcatatataataacagaaaacagTGACAGGGACAGTCCCCTTGAGAGAGGTGATGTATCCTCTTCAAACACCGCTCGACCTTTGAAAAATATCTGCTGATTAAGTGATCAAAAATATTAATGTTTTTCACAGATTAATGTTTTTTTCATAGATGCCAGGGTGGCAAATCACGAAAATTATCTAACTGGAACAATGTTTTTCCTTCTACTTCTCCTTACTGATATTTCTGTACCTTTCATGCCACTACAGAATTTCTCCATTaatttttgaaattattattattctcaatgtAAAGTCCTTTCTTTACATCCACAGCTTtgagaaaatgtgtttttctgtttttgttgcaGGTTTTAAAAGGAAGGACattaaaagaaagagaggaaacttGACTTTCTTCACCGGTGGTTCCTCAGTGGGTTTTGCTGGACATAATTATTCTATAATCAGGACATTCAGACATTCTTTTCTCCCCTGATGTGGGGATAAttcattgttttaaaaagctgtttctctCACATGCTCTGGGTATTCATGaggtttattttcaatattatgtcTCTTGATTGTTTAAGGAGGAGCCTACCCAGGATTTTATCTTAGTATTCTAActatatatgtgattttattttattgatttgtattatattgttgggtttttatattgtctTGGGCTAggcctcatgtaagctgcccggagtccctttggagagatgggatggggtataataatagagttgttattattattgttgttgttatttaacaaatttgatttcTCCCCTGTACGGTTTTCCTTCCATGTGTCTACCATTTCTTTCAATTATGTCTCCTTTGATGTTGATCAGGGTCAGCTTTTGAGACGCTCTTCTTGCTTTTCCCAAGGAGACTCTGTGACAATCCCTTCAACCACAGTTGGGGAACCAGAGCCTTCCTTAAATTAATGCCCGTGATTTTGTTCAGCCTGTATCTGCCACAAGAAATCCCTAGATGTCCTGACTCTTTGGAGCTCACAGAAGCCCCTTCCTCTCCCCCCTTGGACTCACTTCTTTGTCCACACGTCTCCGCTGTCAATGGTCCATCTCTTTGGTTTAGGAGTGGCACTGCCCTGGGCCTCTCCTTCAGCACATTCACTCCATGCTGAGACGTCTCCACTTTAAACAAAGTTACATCAACCTCACCTGTAGACAAAGAGGGAGGAATTCTGTCCATGCTCAAGAATCCTTTTTAGGAACCCCTAGGTCCTGCGGCACAACTCTGTGAGCAACGTCTGCTGGATGCTGGTCACAGAGTCGtagtggaggatctagagattcctaagaacattttaattaaatccacaCATTATACAATATGTAAATGTTGTACCGGTCTCTgcttctccctttccttttagggcctttccacacagccatataacccagaatattaaggcagataatctgcaatatctttgttgaactgggttatctgaatgcacactgccatataatccactttaatatggattttatacatctgtgtggaagtggcctcaaTTTCATAAAGTGACAGATCACGGATCTGAGCTGTCCTTACCAAATGGCTGGGCGTTTCCGCCCTCCTCCTGCAGGACTTTCCAGAAGATGGTCTGTTGGCCCAGCTGGGAGAGCGTCTGCTCAGCCCTGTGCAAAGGGACGCCTGTGTCTCTGCAGTCCAGCAGACCCTGGAAACGCAAGACATGTCCATCAACACAACAGTCTGGACCTTCTCATGCGCAACAGCATTGATATAGAGACTGATCTGCTTGTACTTCTGCTGCATTAaccctgcagtgcagatgcatcctcaaATGGGCAAACATTCTTCTTGCTTGTTCTATCTAGAGCAATGAGCTGGCAGAGGGAACTTTCTGTAGCCTGTATTTGGGTTCTTGAAAGTAGCATTCAGGATCCAGCAGAACAATTCAATAAACTGTTAACCCTGAAGCTATCCATGGTATCCATAGAGGGTGAAGGAATCAAATACTAGCATAAAGCAAAgactgaccaaaacagaatagagtgggacaatgttttccctcgatctggacactagactcctatggatgcagcctagaattgcattgcccACATCAGAcaattggctcatgttcagcttgtggtctataaGACTCCTAGATGAtcccttattgttattattagccaTTATTATGGTTATTGCCGAGTAATACTTGGATGTGGGCAGAACTAAATGAGATTACATACCGCACCCAGCCCAACTTCTGTCTCAACTTGTCCTTCAGGAGGAAACACTGAAATGGAAGGACTTGGACCTTGGATTCCACCACCTGTAAAGAATAAATGGGAATTTTTTTAGAAGGAGAACAAGTTGGATAGAATCAAAGGCAGATGCTAGGagagtgcatttttaaaaattagtttcAAATAGAAATCACTCAAACAACTTCACACACCACTGGCCATGTTTGTAGTTTTGGAAGGTACTTAGCCAAAGAGAGCTGATGCCTCCCTAAGTTACAGCTCCCATTatcccatagtactgagccatataAAGTGATGTCAGACTACATAAGTGCTACAGCGTAGGTATAGCCTGTGTGTGGCACATTCATTCTCACATAGCCATTAAGCCTTACCTAGCAAAGGGATCACGGCATCCTTCACTGGTTTGGCTTCCACCTCCAGGGAACCAACACACACATCCTTTGACGATCCCCGAGAACCAGGAAGAGAGATTTCAGAAatggagagaaggaaaaggaattcTCTCAGGCCAGTGTGTTTGTTTTAGATTCAGTTTTGCTGGacatagattaaaaaaaaaataccatagtgttggaagagaccagaagggTAATCTATTCCACTGCTTCTTGAACTGTGGGTCCTGATCTGAAAAGGGGTTCTTTCAGGTCAGTgatggggtcacaaaaattgacaacaatagaagttttctgaatgccaccaagtggctgttttagacgtTTACCCGGATCTGTTTGCTGTGCTTTCAGTGGATTCTGCAGATGTACttgataaaaagaaaaaacagcCTGTTCAACAAGCCTTCAATGCTGATTTGAtatcagtaaatattttatatacctgggctatattttatatacctagATACTCAGATGATGTAGACATTTGTCAGTTAGAAAGGGTTTGTGGGTGCAAAACTTTTAAAAGCCCTGTCTAATCCAAGTCCCATTCTGTCATAGAAGAATGAacaatcaaatcacccccaacagatggccacccagcctctgcttcagtAGCCCTTGGAGCCTCACCTGGCACCTGGCGGAATCGGCCTCTTGCTGTCTCTTGAGGAGGAAGTCCTCTGCCAGGGCCAcagcctgggaacaggtctcCGGCCCTCCGCCTCGGATCCATCCTTGCAGGTCTTGGGGAAGACTGGCCAGGAATTGCTCCAGGACCAGCAGCTCCAGGATCTGCTCCTTGCTGCGtctctctggcttcagccaccGACTGCAAAGCTCCTGGACTTGGCTGTAAACCCTTCGCGGGTCCCCGACCGCTTGGCAGCAGAACTGCCGAAAATGCTGGCGCTGCAGCTCCGCTCTCAGGGCCTCTGCTCTCAAGATGGCCGCTTTCACTTTCCCATAATCCCCCCTGTCTCCGGCTTCCAGGCTCAGAAAGGCCTGCTCTGCTTCTCCGCTCAAGGCGGGCATCAGCCCACTCTTCCTTTGGCCACCGACAGGCTTTGGCCACTTGCTCGAAGGAGGCCAGAAAGGTCTTGGCCTCGTCCCACGGCGTCTCCTCTGCCGACGGAAGGCTCCCCCATGTTGAGGAAGGCGACTGGAGGGTCTTCAGGAACTCCTGCCATTGGGCTTCCCAGCGCTGCTCCATCCTTTGACTTGGAAGCTCGTTGCCTTCTTCCGGTGCTTTCCACGTTGGCCCCTTGGTCACGTGTTCGGACTGAACCCTGCTTCAggctttccctccttctcttactGCTCCTTGTTCCGGCTGCAGACTTGTGGAATTCAGCTCCTACATCCCCTTCCTCTCTTCAAGCCAAACTTCAGTTCTGGGATAAAAAGAGTCACAAGCGTTGCTTTCAGGTAAATAACTTGAATGAAAGAGTCAACCAACCTTGCTTTGAATGTGCAGGAGCAAAAGGCTGCCGTTCTTTTCTTACCCAATCAAAGGACTCAATAGGGGCAATTCCAGCAGCGTGGAGACATTCCTGAGCTAAACTATGGAGATTTTTCCTGAATTAAAAAGAATGGAATGTAAAGGGAAAACGGAATAAAAATTCATTTGGAAGGAATCTCTCCAAAAATCTATTCCTTTGCCTTCTCAAAGGGCGTTAAGAGTGGAATAACTCCTCctctcacagaatcctagagttgccaGAGATcccgagggccatccagtccagtcccattctgccaagcaggaatgcACAATTCaagtcctcccaacagatggccatccggcctttgtttaaaaaaaaaaaaaccttcagaggaggagattccatcacactccaagtcAGCAGCATGTTCCACTGTCAACAACTCTTAtcttgaggaagttcttcccaatgttcaggtgaaatatcttttcctgtacaTGGAGCATAGACACCCCTCTCCCGCAACCAATGTTAAAGACTGGTGTGCTTGGGAAGGCCTTACAGTGGATTatgtgagttatagttcacccacaaccagggaccACTGTAAACACCagtgacgatggatctggaccaaacgtggcccATAGTCCCTCCCATGACCCACAGAAAGTACTAGAGAAGTTTGGTAGGGTGTTTGACCCTAGgcgatgggagttatagttcacccatacgCAACGTGCATTGTGGACCTCACCAGTCAtggacctgaaccaaacttggcacacagacccaacatggtcaactctTCACTCCTAATGCTGCTTGGAGGCAATGACAggcaatgatgggagttgtagttttcccacATCCTTATGCTTTTTCTGATgaatttctaataaatagcactgcaaaataaatgcaaaatattcTAATGTTTATCATCACAAAAGATCTAACCAGGCATCAACAGGCACCTAAGCAAATACTACTAAGGTTtatggtttcccctgacattaggtctagtcatgtccgactctgggggttggtgctcatccccatttttaagccgaagagccagcgttgtccttagacacctccaaggccatatggccggcaagactgcattgaacaccgttaccttcccggcagAGTGGTACCTTTTGATGTACTGacccttgcatgtttttgaaatgctagtttggcagaagctggagctaaccgtgggagctcaccctgctctccagattcgaaccgccaacctttcggtcagcaagttcatcagctcagtttaacccactgcgtcaccacAGTCTCTGAGCTAATACTATAGAGAAAGCTTAATTTACAAAGAGAGACATAAAACATCTCAAATGTTAttgttaaaatgaaatgaaacagggCACAGAATGGAAACCCTTGGTACAAATCTATGGAAAGAGGATTCAAATCTACACAACAGCTTCCTGCAAAGGCACGCACAACACTCAAGAGGAAGCCAGGAAAAGGGCCTTTCCCTTCCCCCACAAAGGCTATTCTGGCCCCACCTGCAGCACCGTGGCTCCAGGCGAGGGGGCCTTGGAAGTTCCAGTTTCCCAAGGCCTTGAGCCAGCTGGGACCCCAAAGGCCTCCTCCTGGGGCCCCCTCCGCCTCTCGTCCTGCCTCCGCCTcgaacagaaggaaggaaggaaggaaggaaggaaggaaggaaggaaggaaggaagcccagCAGAGCAGCGAGAGGGAAGGAGCTCCGCCGGAAGGAAAGGCcaggcggggaggaggaggaggctggccAAGGCGCTGCTGCCCCCGGTGGCCGCCTGAGGCATTGCAGCCCCTTCCCTTCCAGAGAGACCGAGGGGAGAGACCTGTCTCTTCACATGGAGGAGGCCTCCAAAGCCATTCCCTCGGTCACAACAAGCTCCCGAGGAGACGGAGCGGTATataaacaaagtattattattttattatgacacagcaaacaagatagatatgctggatttcatatcacaaaatcacaagtcaaacacttcccaagtgtctaggactgtgtgatgtattttcggatgatgcgcgcagatcccag
Protein-coding sequences here:
- the LOC103278091 gene encoding LOW QUALITY PROTEIN: zinc finger protein 773 (The sequence of the model RefSeq protein was modified relative to this genomic sequence to represent the inferred CDS: inserted 2 bases in 1 codon), yielding MEQRWEAQWQEFLKTLQSPSSTWGSLPSAEETPWDEAKTFLASFEQVAKACRWPKEEWXLMPALSGEAEQAFLSLEAGDRGDYGKVKAAILRAEALRAELQRQHFRQFCCQAVGDPRRVYSQVQELCSRWLKPERRSKEQILELLVLEQFLASLPQDLQGWIRGGGPETCSQAVALAEDFLLKRQQEADSARCQDVCVGSLEVEAKPVKDAVIPLLGGGIQGPSPSISVFPPEGQVETEVGLGAGLLDCRDTGVPLHRAEQTLSQLGQQTIFWKVLQEEGGNAQPFGEVDVTLFKVETSQHGVNVLKERPRAVPLLNQRDGPLTAETCGQRNYEKRCWREIKISSQVESSPAEPSQRSLPIASNIHKSGYRLMGQESKKYMETERKHTKSLTGADNKASTDTGKPLFSKYGRKYHSVSDGFVDLNPRKKDAKCPKDGETSKSHGQSLQRNQNVPTGKKLHKCVTCEKDFKSRAHLACHECSHTGEKPYQCSQCETCFSRKDSLVKHQLSHTGVKPYECSQCGKCFTLRSTLKNHQRIHTGEKPYECSQCGKCFTLKCTLMVHQRIHTGEKPYKCSQCGKCFAKRYNLKIHQRIHTGEKPYKCSQCGKSFAERKKLKCHQRIHTGEKL